In Salinibaculum sp. SYNS191, the genomic window CACCGCCCGCGCCGGCCTGGACACGCTCGTCCTGGACGGCGGGCAGCCCATTCTCGAACGCAACGCCCACCTGGAGAACGTCCCCGGCTTCCCGGCGGGAGTCAACGCCCGCCGCTTCCTGGATTTGACGCGCGAGCAGGCCGAGCGCAACGGCTGTGACCGCCGGGAGACGCGCGTCCGGGCGGTCGAGCGGGCCCCCGACGGCCGCTTCGAACTCGATACCGACGGCGACGAGCGCCTGCTGGCCGACCGCGTCGTCTGCACATCCTGGGCCGACACCGACTACCTGGCCGGCGTCGAGGGGGTCGGTCTCATCGAGCGCGGCAGCAAGACCTACGTCGACGTGGACGGGGACGGGCGGACTGGCGTCGACGGCCTCTACGCCGCCGGACGCGTCGCCGGCAGTCGACACCAGACCGTGGTCGCGGCGGGCGACGGTGCCAACGTGGCGCTGGCGGCCATCGAGGACTCCGAGGTCCCCTTCTACCACGACTGGGTCGCGCCGGAGGGCTACTTCACCGGCCGCGGCCGCGAGGTGCCGCCGGGCTGTGAGGAGATCGACGACGACGAGCGCGAGCGCCGGGAGCGGGAGGCACGCGAGGTCATGCGCAGACACTTCAGCGAACCGCATCCGGAGGAACCCACACAGCACCCCAGCGTCGAGGAGTGAAACCGGCCGCGCGGACGCACCCGCATTTATACCGGAGCGCCCCCGCAGTAGGAGTATGCTGGAGGGAGTGAACGTCGCCCTGGGCGTCACCGGGTCGATAGCGGCGGTCAAGACGGTCGAACTCGCCCACGAACTCCGCCGTCAGGGCGCGTCGGTCCGGGCGGTCACCACGTCGGCCGCGGAGGGCATCATCCACCCGTGGGCGCTGGAGTTCGCAACCGACAACCCCGTCGTCACCGAGATCACCGGCAGCGTCGAGCACGTCGAACTCTGCGGCCGCGACGGCTGGGCGGACGTGTTGCTGGTCGCGCCGGCCACCGCCAACACCGTCGGGAAGATGGCCGCGGCCATCGACGACAGCCCGGTGACGACGTGTGCGACGACCGCATTCGGTGCCGACCTCCCCATCGTCGTCGTCCCGGCGATGCACGAACCGATGTACGACCACCCCGGCGTGCTGGACGCCCTGGACCGTCTGGAGGAGTGGGATGTCGCCTTCGTCGACCCCCGCGTCGAGGAGGGCAAGGCCAAAATCGCCGCCGAGGACGACATCGTGACCGGCGTCGCGCGCGCGACGACCGAGCAGACCCTGGCCGACAGACACGTCGTCGTCACCAGCGGCGGGACGACGGAGTCTATCGACCCCATCCGGACGCTCTCGAACCGCGCGTCCGGCAGGACCGGCCGCGCCGTCGCCCGGGCCTGCTACGTCCGCGGGGCCGAGGTGACGCTGGTCCACGACGGTCCCAACGTCCCCTGGGCGACCGTCGAGACAGTCGAGAGCGCCGCCGAGATGCTCGCCGCCGTCGAGGCACACGCCGACGACGCCGACGCGCTGGTCTCCGCGGCGGCCATCTCCGACTACACCGTCGAGTCCAGCCCCGAGAAAATACGCTCGGGCCAGGACGAACTCGCCCTCGAACTCGAACCGACGCCGAAACTCATCGACACAATCCGCGAGTCACACCCGGACCTGCCCATCGTCGGGTTCAAGGCCGAGAGCGACGGCGACGACGCGGCCATCGCAGCGAAGGCCCGCGAGATACTCGACCGGGCGGGCCTCTCGTTCGTCGTCGGCAACGACACGAGCGTCATGGGCGAGGAGCGCACGCGCGCGCTCGTGGTCCGCCGCGACGACTACGACGTCTTCGAGGGGACGAAGACGGCGCTGGGCGGCCGGGTCGCCGACGAACTCGCCGCGACGCTCGCTCCCTGAGTTGGAGTTCGCGGCGCGCGCCCGTCTGACGCAGTTCCGCGCGCCGGGCGCGCGCGGCGAAAATTGCCGCCTCTAGACGGCACTGGTGGCGGGACCGGGGGCCGAACGTTCGCCGACAGGATGGTGAACGTGACATTCAGTCTTTAATACATCAGCTGCGACACTGTCGCCACGTCGAACAGATAGACCAGTGGCGAAAGCTGGGACTGTCCGGAATAACCGCAATACGTCCCGAGTGTGCCGCATATCATACGTGATAATTGGAGAGTGCGGTCGGCACTGCGATTGTCCCTCGACTAGAGGTGTTTTCTGGGACTGAAGTAACCACCAAGCAATTGCCTGAATTACACTTTGTGATAATACGACCCTAACTAATATATAGGCTGCAAGGTAACCGCCGCCTATGCGTCTGAGACAGATACTGGACGACGACAGTGCGGTCAGCCCGGTCATCGGGGTTATCCTGATGGTCGCAATTACGGTCATTCTGGCCGCGGTCATCGCATCGTTCGTGCTCGGACTCGGTCCGAGTGAAGCAGCACCGAGCGCGCAGTTCGAGTTTGAAACCAACTCGACGAACAGCAGCTACGTCGACATCAGTCACCAGTCGGGTGACAAAATCGACGCATCGACGCTGTATACACGGGGAACCCTGAACGGCAGTGACGTCCACTGGAGTAATAACTCCAGTTCGGGAGCCTACATCACCGATGCAATCTCGGGCGACGAGGTTGCGTCGGGCGACCGCATTACCGTCGACGCAGGGACGCAGGATTGGGAACTCACAGTCGTTTGGGAGAAGGACGACCAGTCCAGCGAACTGGCGTCACAGTCGGCATAACAACGCACTCGCCGGGGTTTGTTTTACCGCACCCGCCACGGTTCCTTTTATTGGTAGCGAATATTCTGGTAGTCGGGAATATTATGCCCGACCGGCTGTCGGCCGCGGCCTAACAGGGGATTTTTACGCTGGCTCGCAGTAGCGCGGGCATGCACCAGCTCAGAGAGTCGCTGCTCGAAGCCCCCATCATCGAGAAGGAGGGCTACCACTACTTCGTCCACCCCATCAGCGACGGTGTGCCGATGCTGCGCCCCGAACTCCTGCGGGAGATCGTCATCCGAATCATCCGGAAGGCCGACATCGACGACGTCGACAAGATCGTCGCGCCCGAGGCGATGGGTATCCACATCTCCACGGCAGTCTCGCTGATGACCGACATCCCGCTGGTCGTGGTGCGCAAGCGCTCCTACGGCCTCGACGGCGAGGTGTCGCTCTCGCAGGTCACCGGCTACTCCGAGGGTGAGATGTACATCAACGACGTCTACGAGGGCGACCGGGTGCTCATCCTCGACGACGTGCTCTCCACCGGCGGGACCCTCCGCGGTATCACCAGCGCGCTGGACGACATCGGCGCGGACATCGCCGACATCGTCTGCGTCATCAAGAAGGCCGACGGGGAGAACAAGGTTGCCGACGCCGGCTACGAACCGAAGACGCTCATCAACGTCGTCGTCGAGGACGGCGAAGTCGTCATCGTCGACGAGGACGGGGACGGATAGATGACCGACCGCGAGGAACTGCTGGCGTCGCTGCACGACCACCTCGCGGCCACCGAGGAGCGGCCGCTGGAGACTGCAGCGAACCGCTGGCTCGGCGAAGCACAGGCCGTCGCCGCCGACCTGGCAACGGCCGACCTCGACGACGAGACCGTTCGCAAGCGCACCGAGAAGGTGCTGGACCTGCTGTCGGAGGTCGACGGCACCGGCGACGAGACGGCCGACGAACACGTCGAGGCCGCCCGCCGCGCCGCCGAGCGCGTCCTCGACCAGTAACACCGCTTTTGTCCCCGGCGACGGACGTTCCGCCATGGCCGACGACCCCGAGAAGACCCTCCAAGACTGGAAGGCGGAGATGCAGGCCGAACACGACGACGCCATCGCCGACCCTGACCCCGACGCCGACCACCGCATCGAGGGCGTCGCGCAGGTCAACTACCGCGTCTACTACGAGTACGACGCCGACGCGGACGCACTCGAACGGACGCGCGAGGAGCAGGTGAACGACCTCACCGACCCCGAACTGCACTCCTGTGCCTGCGGCGTCCGCGGGATGACGCCCGACGAGGCCCGCCAGCACATGCGCACCGCCCACGACCAGTCCTGACACGTCGCTGTCACCCGGTATCTCTATTCCCGTCAGGCACGTACCCCGGACCATGTGGGCGCTCGTGGTGTTGCAGATCGGACTGGAGGAGAGCCGCGGGATCGCAGACCTGGCGCTCGCGCTCCTGCTCATGTTCCTCGTCTTCGCCTCGGTTGCCGTCCTCGGCCGGCTGTTCGACTGGCTGATGTCCTACTGAGGCGGCTGGCTCGGGGGACCCCAGTCCTCTGTCGACGCTCCCGGACTCGTCGCTCAGCGGTGAGTTCGTGAAAGGAGCGGGAGGTGGATTCGAACAACGCGAAACACTCGCTGACGCTCGCGTTTCTCTCGTTCAAATCCACGCCGCGACGACTCACTCACGAGCGTTGCGCCGAGATGAAACTCGGCGCGTGTGAGTTCGTGAGAAGTAGCGGGAGGTGGATTTGAACCACCGATCTGCGGGTTATGAGCCCGCCGGAATCTCCTGGCTATCCCATCCCGCTACCCATTCGTAACTCCGGTTTGCGTTTAAGGATTGTGATTACCGGGCCGTCCGTGACATTCTCCCGTGCTCACTCCAGGTGGACCTGCCACGTGAACAGGCTCTCGAAGACGTAGTTGACCGACATCGCGACGGCGATGGCGATAGGACTCGCCGCGAGGAACCACAGGTCGGTGCCAGCGATTTCGAGAGTCACGTCGAGATAGCGCACCAGGAACCAGTAGACCGTCAACTGGACCGTGACGCCGCCGGAGCGGACGAGGTGTGACTTTCCCAGTCGCTTCAGGAAGGGCCAGCGACCCGCGGCCCCCTGGTCGGCGAACGTCCAGTGCTCGTTGACCAGGAACATCACGACGATGGCCGTCTCGACGCCGGCGGCCTTCGCCCACAGTTCGGGCACGCCGGCGAGGAGGTGCAGGGCCGTCAGCACGGTGTTGTCGCTGATTGCGCCGACGACGCCCACCGAGACGAACTGGCCGAAACGGGCCCCCGAGAGGAGCGACTCCAGCGACGAGGGCAGCGAGCGGTCGCTCATTCCCGGTCGACCAGTGCCGGCGAGTCGTCCCGGCGAGCGGCGATGGCGGCGTGGAGCCGGCTATCGCTGAGGCGTTTCGCCCGATGGCGAGCGGTGAGCAGCGCGCGGCCGAGGCGCAGCGAGTCGCGAACAGGCGAGACCGTCGACCCGGGACGGTCGTGCCACTCGACGGGGACCTCGCGGACGCGGTAGCCCATCGCGCCGGCGATGGCGACCAGTTCCACGTCCCAGGCGAACCCCGGTTCGTAGATGTGCTGGCGGACCTTCGCCCACGCGTCGGCGTCGATGGCCTTCGCACCGCACTGGTAGTCGTAGAGTGGAACCGAGAGCAGGCGGCGGGCGAGCCACGCGAACCCGTCGCCGAGGTACCGGCGGGCGAGCGTCTGGTGACTTGCGACCGTCGCCTCCGGGTGCCGGCGCGACCCCACGGAGAGACCGACCTGGCCGTCCCGGACCGGCTGGACCACCTCGGCGATGGAGGTGGCCGGCGTCGCACCGTCGGCGTCGGCGAAGGCGAGGACGTCCGTCGACAGGGCTTCGAAGCCGGCGGTGACGGCCGCGCCCTTCCCCCGGCGGTAGGGGACGGCGTTGACCTCGGCCTCTAAGTCGGCGAGCGCTTCCGGCACCCCCTCGCGGGGGGCGTCGAGTTCGATGCGGAGCGTCGAGAGGTCCAGTGCGTCGTGGAGGGCGCGCACGTACGCGGAGAGACGGTCCACGTCGGGCCGGTAGGCGGGGACCACGAGTCCGACAGCGGGCGTCATTGGCCGAATACACCACAGCGCCCAGTAAAAACCGTTCGACTCGGAGTTCACAAGACGTATGGTCCGCGGTCACGGTGACTTTCGGTGATGGAGTTCGGCCTCGTCGCCCTCTGGATTGCTGCCCTCCTGTTGCTCGGACTGCTCGCGCTCCCCGTCACCTCCTGGCTGCTGGCCGACCTCGACGCCGGCCCCTTCGCCGTGCCGCTGGCGCTCGCGACGCTGACCCTCGTCGGTCACCTCGTCGGGCACATTGGCTTTCCCTGGCCCGCGCTCGCGGCCGGACTGGTCGTGCTGGCGGGCGCGTCGGCGCTGGCGATTCGCCGCGTCACCCCGGCCTACCGGAGTTTCGGCGAGGGCGCGGTCGTCTTCGTGCTCGCCTTCCTGCTCGTCGTTGGCATCCGCGGGTTCGACCCCGCCGCCGCGCCGCTGCCGCTGGCCGTCGGCGAGAAGTTCCTCGACTTCGGGATGCTGAAGACCTTAGAGCGGGCGGGGACGCTCCCCCCGGAGGACTTCTGGTTCGCCGGCGAACCGGTGCGCTACTACTACGGCGGCCACCTGACGACGACGCTTGTGGCGACGCTGACCGGGACCGCCCCGAAGTTCGCGTACAACCTCGGGCTGGCCGGGTTCTACGCGACGCTGGTCTCGACCGCCTACGGTCTCGCGGGGTCGATTGCGCTCCCCACGGGCGTGCCGCGGCGGCTCGCGGCCGGCTTCGGTGCCTTCTTCGTCGGCGTCGCGGCGAACCTGGTGACGGCGACGAAGGTCCTCGTGTGGTTGCTCCCCGACGCCGCCGCAGGGCTGGTCGTCGACGTCACGGGGCTCCCGAGCGACGCGACGTCGTGGTCGCCGGGCGAGTTCTACTACTTCGACGCCAGCCGGGTCATCCCGACGGACCCGAGCGTCGCCGACACCTACCCCGCCGCCACGGAGTTCCCCTTCTTTGCCTGGCTCAACGGCGACCTCCACGCCCACATGATGAGCCAGCCGCTCATGCTGCTCGCCGGCGGACTGCTGCTCGCGTACTGGCGGCTGCCGGCCGACAACCGCCGGCGACGGCTGCTCGTGCTGTTCGGCCTTCTGGGGCCGCTGGCGGGCGTCGTCGGCTTCACGAACCTCTGGTCGCTGCCGACCGTCGGCGGCCTGACGATGCTCGCTGTGGGGCTCGCACCAGCCTCGCCGGCCAGCCTGCTACCGGCGCGGTACGCGGAGCGGCTGCCGGGCGGGGACAGTCCCGTAACCCGGGAACTCCGTCGCGCGGTCCTGGCGATTGTGGTCGCCGTCGTCGTCCTGCTGGTGGGGCTGGTCTGGACGGCCCCGTTCTGGCCGGTGGTGCTGGGCGGCCCCGGCCGGACGGTGGGTCTCTGGCAGGCGTGGACGCCGCTGGGGAACCTGCTGCTGGTCAACGGCGCGTTCCTGGCCGTCTTCTTCGTCGCCCTGGCGCGGCGGACGGGGGCCACGGTCGAGCGCCCGGGGAAGGTCCTGGCCGGGTTCCTCGTGGTCGTGGCTGCCGGCGTCTTCTTCGGCTTCCCGGCACTGGGCATCGTCGCGCCGCTGCTGGTCACCGCCTGGTGGCTCTGTCGCAGCCAGGACGACGCCGGGTTCGAACTCGCCCTCGTGATGGCGGGCGCGGGGCTGGTGCTCGTCGTCGAACTGGTGACGATCCAGGGCGAGCGGTTCAACACCATCTTCAAGCCGTACTCGCAGGTGTGGCTGTTCTGGGCGACGGCGGCCGGCGTGTTGCTGGCGCGGCTTGTGACCGGCTGGCCGGCCGACCGCCTCGCGGTCCCGCGCGAGCGCCTGCGCCGCACCGGGAGCGTCCTCGCCGTCGTGCTCGTCCTCTCGACGCTGGTCTACCCGGCGTTCGCGCTGCCGGCCCACGTCGGCGGTGCGGGCCAGACCGTCCAGACGGAGGGGCCGACGCTGGACGCGACGGCCTACCTCGACGTCGAGTTCCCGCGGGACGCGCCGGCCATCCGCTGGCTGGACGCGCGGGAGGGCCAGCCCACCATCGTCACGGCCGCGCCCGGCACCTACCGGTGGAACCCCGACGACGGGAAGGGTGCGAGCGCGCCGGCGAGCCTGACCGGGCTCCCGGCCGTCCTGGGGTGGTTCCACGAGGAGCAGTACCGCGGCAGCGAGGACTACGAGGAGCGACTGGGCGACGTGGAGGACATCTACACGACGGACGACAGCGACTACCAGCGCCGGCTGCTGGAGTTCTACGAGGTGGAGTACGTCTACGTCGGACCGGCCGAACGGGCGGCGTACGGGGAGATAACAGTCGGGAACGCCGCGGGGGTCAGGGTCGTCCGTGAGTTCGAGAGCGTGACGATATACCGCGTCGCGTAGGCCGGGCGTCGCTACGCGTCGGCCTTCTTCTTGATGACGGTGACGGCGTCGGCGTCGATGGCGTCGACGTCGAGGTGGTTGGAGATGTACTGGCGGCGCTCGTAGGCCTCCTCCTCGTCGGGTTTGCCGATGGTACACCAGAGCTGCGGGCGGTCCGGGCCGTGCCAGTCGCCGTTGCGGTTGATGCCGAAGCAGACCCACTCCTCGTCGTCGTACTCGATGACAGCGCCCTTCCGGATGCCGGGGTCCCCGTGGATGATGAGCTTCTTCATACTCCCGCGTTCGCAAGATGTGTACTTAGGGACTTCGAACCCGCGAGCCGAGGAATACCGCCGCCGGAGGGCCGTCGTCACTGTCCGGGTAAAGGCAATCGTTATCGGAGAGGGCCGAGATGGCTTCGACAGATGGACCAACGCACCGCGGACGTCCAGTTCCTGACGCACTCCCCGAACCGGGGGTCGGTACTCCGCGTCGTCGCCGAGGAGGGGCCGCTGGACCGGTACGACATCGAGGAGCGGGTCGACGCCACGCGCCGGACCGTGGTCCGGAACCTGAACGAACTCGCCGACCGCGGGTTCGTCACCGAGACAGACGCGGGCGTCCGCCCGACGTCGCTGGGGGCGTTCCTCGCGGAGAGTTACGACCAGTTCGTCACCGACACGGCGCTGGCGGACCGCCTGGCACCCTTTCTCCAGCACGTCCCCCCGTCGCTGTTCGACCTCGACCCCCGGCACCTGGCCGACGCCGACGTGCTCACCGCGAGCGAGACCAGCCCGTACGCGATTCTCGACCGCACGCTTGAGTTGCGCCGCAGGGCCAGCACCATCAGCGAGATAGCACCGGCGGTCGAGAAGCAGAGCATCGAGCAACTGGCGCGGCGGGTCAGGAGCGGCGAGGACCTGGAGATGACGACCATCATCCCGGCGGACGCCGCCGAGGACGCGATGACGAACCCGGACTACCGGGAGGCCCACCTCGAAACGCTGCGTGCCGAGGGCGTCGAGATGTTCGCCCACCCCGAGCGCATCCCGCTGTTCGTCGGCGTCCTCGACGAGACGACGGCACTCGGGTCGATCAGGGACGGCCGGCCGAACGCACTCGTGACGACCACCGACCCGGCCGCCAGGGAGTGGGCCGAGGAGACAATCCAGGCGTACAAATCGCGGTCGGAACCGCACACGGCCTGACCGGAGATATTTAATCCAGGAACCGGAACATGAACGCAAAGAGCGTCCAGATGTCAGGGCTTGTCATTCGGAAACGCGTCATCACTAACTGCGAGTTCGAGAGATATCTGATGCAATGAATACCGGCTGGGCCGAGGAGTTGCAGTCGGTCCCGAACCTCGACACGCAACTCAAGTTGCTGTCGCGGCGGGAGCGGCGGCTCGTCCTCCGGGAGCTACTGCTCGATGGAGACCCCTTCGAGGTGGCCGACGTGATGGACGAGGGGACGGCCGAGTCCGAACAGGTCACGTACGAGCACGACCACCTGCCCAAACTGGAGTCGGCGGGGTACATCGAGTGGAACCGGCTGACCGGCCAGATAGCGCGGGGGCCGCAGTTCCGCGAAATCGTTCCGCTGCTGGAACTGCTCGAGGAGCACGCCGACGACCTGCCGACGGACTGGCCCTGAACAGACAGTCGCAGAGCGGCGGCCGGTGCGTGCGTTTGAGTGGTCACTGCAACTGTTGAATAGTCAGTGAAGAGCGTTACAGACCAGTGATTGCGAGCAAGGCGAAGCCACTGATTGTGTAGCCGCTCGCCCGTCTTCGTTTACTATTCAGTTCTTGTGCATATCACTCTGCGCTCTTTCGTCATGCCGAGACGGCTTCGCCGTCTCGTAGCACAGCAAAAAGTGGCCGGCAATCGTTTGGGTTTTAAACGCTGGTGTCCAACACCGCCGCAAGGTCGATATCTATGGAGATGCCACGCCGGATGAACACGTACTGTCCGCACTGCAACGAACACCACGAGCACGAGGTCGAGAAGGTCCGCTCGGGCCGCTCGTCGGGCATGAAGAAGGTCAACGACCGCCAGCGCAAGCGAAACAGCGGCATCGGGAACGACGGCAAGTTCTCGAAGGTGCCCGGTGGGGACAAACCCACGAAGAAGACACAGCTCACCTACCGCTGTGGCGAGTGCGGCAAGGCCCACCAGCGCAAGGGCTGGCGCGCCGGCCGCCTCACGTTCCAGGAGTAAGTATGGCAGGGAGCTTCTACAAGGTCGCCTGTCCGGACTGCGAGAACGAACAAATCGTCTTCGGGAAGGCAGCCACCGAGGTCGCCTGCGAGGTCTGTGGGCACACGCTCGCACGGCCGACCGGCGGTGAGGCCGTCCTCGAAGGCGAGGTCACGGAGACCGTCGAGGCGCGATGAAGTTCAGCGGCTGGCCCGACCCCGGCGAACTCGTCGTCGGGCGGATCGACGAAATCGAGGACTTCGGCGTGTTCGTCGACCTGCTGGAGTACGAGGACAAGCGTGGCCTCTGTCACATCAGCGAGGTCGCCTCCGGCTGGATCAAGAACGTCCGCGACCACGTCAACGTCGACCAGCGGGTCGTCGCGAAGGTGCTGGACGTCGACGAGAGCTCACAGCAAATCGACCTCTCGCTGAAGGACGTCAACGACCACCAGCGCAAGGAGAAGATACAGGAGTGGAAAAACGAGCAGAAGGCGGACAAGTGGATGGCCATCGCCTTCAGCGAGGACATGGACGACGAGCAGTACGCGGCCATCGCAAACGAACTGCTCGCGAACTTCGGGTCGATGTACGACGGCTTCGAGCAGGCCGCCATCCACGGCACCGAGGCCTTGGAGGAGACGGACCTCTCCGAGGAGGAGGTCGAGGCCATCGTCCAGACGGCCCGCGAGAACGTCTCCGTGCCGTACGTCAACGTCACCGGCTACGTGGACCTGGAGTGCCCGACTGGCGAGGGCGTGGACGTCATCAGGGAGGCGCTGCAGGCCGCCGAGGGCAACGGCGAGGTGCCCGAGGAAATCCAGCTCGAAGTGACCTACGTCGGGTCGCCGGAGTACCGCATCGAGGTGCAGGCACCCGACTACAAGACGGCCGAGGCCCACCTCGAGGAGAGCGCCGAGCGGGCGCGCAGCGTCGTCGAGCAACACGGTGGCACCGGGCTCTACCACCGCGAGCGTAACGAAGACGACGAGTAGCGGCCCCGTGAAATCCGACATTCTCGTCTGTTCTGACTGGAAGCACGCCCACGAGCGGCCGGTCTACACGCTCGGGGAGACCTGCCCGGACTGTGGCGCGGCAGCTGTCAACAGCGCGCCGGCGCCGTTCAATCCCGAGGACCCCCACGGAAAGTATCGACGCGCACTTAAGCGCCGCAACCGGGAATAGACGGTATGGACGAATTCGAGATCGAGGCAGTCGCCGAGCCGGAGCTCACCGACCCGGTGCTGGTCGAGGGGCTGCCAGGCGTCGGCCACGTCGGGAAACTCGCCGCCGAGCACCTCGTCGAGGAGCGCGACGGCGACCTCGTGCGCCGCGTCTACTCGACGCATCTCCCCCCGCAGGTCAGCGTCGAGGACGGCCTCACGCAACTGGCCTGCGCCGAGATACACGCCGTGGAGACCGACGGCCAGGACCTGCTGGTGCTGACCGGCGACCACCAGGCACAGGACACCGTCGGCCACTACGGCCTGGCGGACACCTTCCTGGACATCGCCGACGACCTGGGTGCCGAGCGCGTCTTCGCGCTGGGCGGCGTCCCCACCGGCGAACTCATCGAGGAGTACGACGTGGTGGGCGCGACGACCAGCGAGGCCCAGCGCGACGAACTGGAGGAGGCCGGCGTGGAGTTCCGCGGCGACGAACCGGCCGGCGGCATCGTCGGCGTCAGCGGCCTCCTGCTCGGCCTGGGTGAGCGCCGCGACGTGCCCGCTGCCTGTCTGATGGGCGAGACCAGCGGCTACCTCGTCGACCCCAAGAGCGCGCAGGCGGTGCTGGAGGTCCTGCAGGACGTGCTCGGGTTCGAAATCGACTTCTCCTCGCTGGAGGAGCGCGCGGAGGAGATGGAGGAGGTCGTCCGCAAGATTCAGGAGATGGAGCAGTCGCCCGCGCCGACCGACGAGGACCTGCGGTACATCGGCTAGCGCGAGCGAGAGATTCTTACTGGTCCCCGCCGTATCCGCCTCCGTGTTCGAGGACGTGGTAGCGGGGTTGCCGCCGTGGCTGGTCACGGGGGTGCTGCTGGGACTGTGCGGCACGCTCGTCGTCGCCGGGGCCTTCCTCGCTGCCGAGTGGCTGATTCCGGGCGAGCAACAGCGGCAACGCCAGCGCCGTAGCGGCGAGTCCCGTCGGCGCATGGAGTTCCGCGAGTACCTCGACGCCATCGACGAACCCTACGCCGAGGGCCACGTCGTCGAGGGCCAACGCGTCGCCTTCTACCTGCCCGAGCGGGACGTCGCCATCACGTTCGACCCGAAGGCGTACTACCGCATCGACCGCTCCGAGACGACGGCGATTCTGGTCGAACACGAGGTGCCCGGCTCGGCGCTCGGCAGCCGCCTCCCCTTCGAGGTGCCCGACGTCAGCTTCGGTCGCCGGGACGGGCGGAGTCGCGTCGACCCCATCACTGCCGCGTTCGCGGAACTGGGCGTGTCCGCCGGTGCGAGCGTCGACGAAGTGAAGCGGGCCTACCGCCGGCGCGTGAAGGACGTCCACCCCGACCAGGGCGGCGATGAGGACGAGTTCAAGCGGGTGCGCGAGGCGTACACGCTGGCGAAGGAACACGCCGACTAGGCGAACGCCGCCGACCGGCGGGTGAGAACCACCAGCGCGGCCACGACGACGGCCGTCAGCAGCGCGCCCAGCAGGAACGGGGCCCAGTAGACGAGCACGTAGATGCCGGTCATCACCGGCGGGCCGACGGTCCGGCCGAGGCTGCCGGCCCCCTGCGTGACGCCGAAGGCGCTGCCCTGGCTGTCCTCCGAGGCGGCGGCGGAGACCATCGACGCCGTGCCGACGTTGAGGAGTCCGTTCCCGCTCGACAGCACCGCGAGGACCAGGAGCAAGGCGAGCAGTTCCGGCGACGCGCCGAGGACGCCCGGAAGGAGAGTCGCGCCGAGGTTCGGCGCGAACGGGAGCGCGAGGAGCGCGAGCAGCAACAGCGACGCGCCGCCGACGGCCAGCCGCGTGTCGGCGTAGCGCCGCGAGAGCGCGCGCACGACGACGCCCTGGTTGAGAACGCCGAGGACGCCGATGTAGGTCAACAGCAGGCCGGCCTGGGCCTCGTCGTAGCCGTAGATGTCGGCGACGAAGGGGATGAAGGCGACCTGGACGCCGGAGAAGGCGAGGGAGACGACGAGGAAGACGAGCACGAGCGGGCGGAGGTCGGCGTCGGCCAGCGCCGCCCGGAACTGTGCGACGAGGCCGCCGCCGCGGGCGGCGCGCCGGGTCCGGTTGGGCTCGGGGAGAAAGAGCGCGGCGGCGACGAACGCGAGCAGGCTCAGCCCCGCCGCGAGGAAACTGGGCAGCGAGAAGGAACTGACGGGGACGAAGCCGGGGAAGATATCGCGGGCCACAGCGACCGCGGGGTCGCTGGCGACGGCCGCGCCGAGGGCGGGACCGAAGACGAAGCCCAGGCCGAACGTCGCACCGACGAGGCCCAGGGCTGCCGCACGTTCTTCGGGGGGCGTCACGTCGGTGATGTACGCCTGCGCGGTAGCGATGTTGCCACCCATCGCGCCGGCGAGCATCCGTGCGGCAAAGAGCGCCCCGAGCG contains:
- a CDS encoding MFS transporter, whose translation is MSTPRAATAEMAGGVSRRRSLVTVLGIVFIDLLGFGVIIPILPFYVRSFGVSDVFIGLLAASYSLTQFVFAPLLGRISDERGRRPVLMLSVFGSAVAWTIFGLGGEFDALFGTVGALGALFAARMLAGAMGGNIATAQAYITDVTPPEERAAALGLVGATFGLGFVFGPALGAAVASDPAVAVARDIFPGFVPVSSFSLPSFLAAGLSLLAFVAAALFLPEPNRTRRAARGGGLVAQFRAALADADLRPLVLVFLVVSLAFSGVQVAFIPFVADIYGYDEAQAGLLLTYIGVLGVLNQGVVVRALSRRYADTRLAVGGASLLLLALLALPFAPNLGATLLPGVLGASPELLALLLVLAVLSSGNGLLNVGTASMVSAAASEDSQGSAFGVTQGAGSLGRTVGPPVMTGIYVLVYWAPFLLGALLTAVVVAALVVLTRRSAAFA
- a CDS encoding J domain-containing protein, whose translation is MFEDVVAGLPPWLVTGVLLGLCGTLVVAGAFLAAEWLIPGEQQRQRQRRSGESRRRMEFREYLDAIDEPYAEGHVVEGQRVAFYLPERDVAITFDPKAYYRIDRSETTAILVEHEVPGSALGSRLPFEVPDVSFGRRDGRSRVDPITAAFAELGVSAGASVDEVKRAYRRRVKDVHPDQGGDEDEFKRVREAYTLAKEHAD
- a CDS encoding proteasome assembly chaperone family protein: MDEFEIEAVAEPELTDPVLVEGLPGVGHVGKLAAEHLVEERDGDLVRRVYSTHLPPQVSVEDGLTQLACAEIHAVETDGQDLLVLTGDHQAQDTVGHYGLADTFLDIADDLGAERVFALGGVPTGELIEEYDVVGATTSEAQRDELEEAGVEFRGDEPAGGIVGVSGLLLGLGERRDVPAACLMGETSGYLVDPKSAQAVLEVLQDVLGFEIDFSSLEERAEEMEEVVRKIQEMEQSPAPTDEDLRYIG